GTGATCTTAGATCCATTGTGTCTTTGGATGGCATTGGCGTTAAAGAGAGTTTTTCCAATAAGGAGTTTTTGGTTGAGATACTAGATCGGCAAGTTAGAAGGctgaggaacaaggaaatagttttcgttaaggtgttatggaggaaccaagaggttgaaggtgcaACATGAGAAGTTAAAGCTGATATGATAtcacaatatcctcatctctttcctttattacctagttgaggtattgagttccttcatgatccacaccatcccaaatcatgtgtttcagtcattctcatattttcatatgcattcatgttcatgaaatgagttttaaagtcatgttttagcttaggattgaatattccatgttttatgcatttttgatatgtttttgcATTTATGTCAGGCTGCTATGTCTCTTTTctattctattcatgctagcttgagtcccatttgaggatgaatttttccaaaaaggagatattgtaaaactCTGAAAGTTGGAGAGacaaaaaataaagtttaaaatgGGAAACCATGGAAGTTGCAACTTTTTGGGCACCAAGTGGCCTTCACAAAGCCCTTCACGGGCTGTGAAGATGACCATGGGTCGTGAAGAGGCAACGTGGTCCAGTCTTGGGAAATTAGAAAGATGGGTGAAGGTCTATGAAAGGGTTCATGGCTCGTGGTGGACTCCACGGACCATAATCCCTTTCGTGAACTTAACCCATCTAGACCCCCAAGACTCTTGGGTAGGGTAATGATCATGATGGGGACCACGACCAGTGGTGGGAACCATGAGCCATGGTGGCCTCCTTGGAAGTCAACCCTCAAATCCAGTCCTCACCACGACTATCACCATAGGCCATAGTGAGCTTCACGGATTGTGGTATCCCTTCCATGCAAGTGCCCGTTTCAGTTAAGTTAGGAGGTGTTCTGGTTTTTTCCCTATCAAGTCATTAATAAATTTGGAAGTTTTTTGGGGATTTATTTtatcctattaactaccctaagcccttCTAACTCTCTCAGTCTCACCCTAACACCCAAGtcccaaaatcttctctctaaagttcTCTCTCAAGGGTCCTCTTCCTCCTCAACCAAATTCGAAGAGAAATCAAGGTCAAGACTTCAATTAATTGCAATTTAGGGCTTCCAAGGTTTGAGGTATATGGAAATTCATCCACGGGTCCTTTCACCCATAGAATCCCAAGTTTTTTTTCAAAtctcttttatgaattcttcttctaagctCTAGTGTTTCATGAAATTGCATtgagtcttcttaattatgatttatcttatgattattgatcaaattattcataattcacatcatattgcatgatttcaggTTGAATTTCAATAACATACgttatatgttattttcaagtatgttttcaaggaattatagtcatgaatttcaagtgatttcaatgaaggttttatgaatgattatcaaggcttatgaatgaATTACGAAAGGTTATGAATGAcgtttcaatgatgtttcaagcaagtatttatagtgtgaaaggtaattctcaTACAaccatgttaaagaggtgaaatgacattctcaccaactcatggattcttatgaatcaatcatgttaatgagctactcttatgaatatttttatgatgatgattgATATATTTAATTGTATTTCCTAGTGATGTTAATAGCTATGATTTACGACTtttattgggataatgactaagcactgagagatTTTAAGGTGGGATTCGGTCTGGTAGCCAAAGTAGCTATCcaagggaatcttagtagcaaactttagtccctaactacgttaCATGCATAGGTTTATGATGACAATATGTCCTAActagtggatcaacatatatcttatgatattatgataatctcacggagtctacctttgcaaagtagcctctcccttctcgatgtgggagttgcatcagatttcatgttatagatcgcatggtcttatatgtcggttaaaagtcctatcccacaccaaggtatataaaaaggtataaagttctcctaatgatgttttaatgcactaaccacatgattatgatattttaaatatttttaaggttttactcatgtttttaagatattggtcatgcatcccatgttcatattgattatgtcctattttcatttttcatgcatacttatcacatacttagtgtatttcatatactaacgtatacttttgcctacattgtatcataatgtaaggTTCAACAATCACGCTCATCCTTCCATTCATAGCTGGAGCTTAGTACCATTCtcatttgtggtgagtcctcatattttgagGACATGAgagtttactttttcttatgtttttatgaattttcatcaTTCATATTGGGTGAGCTAATCGCTTGTCTTATTCCCCTGTCTAGTttatagaggcatgttagatgtcacagagtctatgttgtctttaaAATTCAAGCTTGAGACttgttctcttttattgagactttttATGTTGACACTGTATTTCCCTATCtatgtcttatttttattattttacttatctTATATATGTTCGTGAATaaaatgctaagagtcttgatTGGGGTCActcgggattctaatcatcaTGTCATACCTAGGGCATAGATTGGGTCATAAAAGTGGCAGATGCATTAAGACGGAATCCAATTAGCATGGGCAGTTTGGGTGTTTCAATGCGACCCTTGGCTAAGGAGATTTAATCTTTAGAGACCAAATTCGCGTAGTTAGGCATCTCAAAGAAAGGTGGGGTGTTGGCCAGTATTGAGGTTAGGTCCACCCTCATTGAAGAGATCAAAGCCAAGCAGTTTGAAGATGAGAGTTTGAATGAACTAAGAAAGAAGACAGTGTTTGGAAAGGCACCAGATATGGCTCTTGATATAGGTGGTGTGCTCAGTTTTAGGGGAATGATTTGTGTTCTCCGAGTAGATGACTTGATTCACAAAGTATTGTCTGAATTTCATAGTTCGCAGTACTCTATACATCTAGATGTGATCAAAATGTATTAATATGTAAAACAACTTTATTTGTGGGCTGtcatgaagaaagatatagctgagtttgtggctaagtgtcagAATTGTcagcaagtgaagtatgagcatcaaaggcctgcAGGGTTACTTTAGACGATGCTCATTCCTGAatagaagtgggaaaggattgtAATAGATTTTATAGTGGATATTCCTAAGACCTTGGGAATGTTTGACTCCATTTGGGTTGTGGTTTATAGACTGACAGAGTCAACGCACTTCATTAAATTCAGAGTAGGTCATAATGCACATCAGTTGGCAAAGATTTGTGTGAAGGAGGTAGTAAGGCTGCACGGGATGCccatttctatcatctcagaccgtGGTACGTTGTTTACATCAAAGTTTTGGAGGAAATTGCATAAGGAGTTGGGCACTCAATTCACTTTCAATATAACATTTCAACCACAAACCGATGGATAGTCAGAAAGGACCATTAAAGTgttggaagacatgttgagagcatgtgtaaTTGACTTTTGAGGGCACTGGGATAAATTCATACCTTTGTATGAGTTctcctataataataactatcattTCAGCATTGATTTGGCACCATTTAAAAATCTCTATGGGAGGGGATGTAGATCTCTCATAGGGTGGTTTAAGGTTGGAGATGTGAAGCCTTTGGGGGTTGACTTGGTAAAGGATAAtcaggataaggtaagaagcatccaaTCTAAGTTTCTAGTAGCCCACAATCAATAGAAGGTGTATGCATATTGCAAGGTGAGGGACATACATTTCAGACTGGTGAGCAAGTTTTtctgaaagtgtcacccattaagGGAGTGATGAGATTTGACAAGAAGGacaagcttagtcctcgatacattgacCCATTTGAGATTCTTGACTATGTAGGGCTAGTGACTTATAGGTTGTCTTTACCTCCTAACCAATCTGGAGTCCTtctagtgttccatgtgtccatTCTAAATAAGTATCATGGGGATGGAGATTATATCATAAAGTGGAATTTAGTTTTGTTAGACAATAACCTTCAGTATGAGGAGGAACCTGTTGCAATCCTTGATCGTGATGCTTACAAGATGAGGACAAAAGAGATTAAGTCGATGAGGGTACAATGGAAGCATCTTTGGGTGGAGGAAGCTACTTGGAAAACTGAGAAGAACATGCGAGATAAGTATCCTTAGTTATTTGACGATTCATATGCTACTCTATTCTTGCCTTAGCCCATTTTTTCCTAGTTTTTTCACTCGGAGACGAGTGATGGATAAATTAGTATCTATTATAACGATATTCTCCTTTTGTTATGGTTAAGCCAATGGAGAAGGAATTGATTCAGGAAACTTTTTAGTAGTAACTTGAAAATTCTGAGCCTATGCAAGACTTGGACGAAATCTGAGTCAAGTGAGGTCTAGGATAATACAATAATGGATGGGggatttaattataaattttatcacTTGAATTGATAGCCAATATGTTAAGGAGATTGTACGACTTTACAAGATCGGATTCGGGAGAGTAGAACTCtcgaaattgatcttgactTGAAAAGGTAGTCTTAGAACGTCAAGGTTTGAAGATGAGTTTTAAAATGGGAGCttgaaactcaaattttgattcTCTATCTAGGATAATACAATAATGGATGGGggatttaattataaattttatcacTTGAATTGATAGCCAATATGTTAAGGAGATTGTATGACTTTACAAGATCGGATTCGGGGAAGTAGAACTCtcgaaattgatcttgactTGAAAAGGTAGTCTTAGAACGTCAAGGTTTGAAGATGAGTTGTACAATGAGAGCTTGAAACTCAAATTCTGACTCTCTATCTCCGTGCAACCTCTCATGGTAGGGTTATCCAAGTTAGGGGCCGTTGTGGTGGGATTCGGTCCGCCATGGTGGGACAGTCGCAACTTATATCGAGAAAAAGCtccaaaaatgttatttttctgCAAACTTCATTTTTGAGAGCTAAGGGGAGACCTAGGCAGtttcttattaatttttcaaatttttttacaCATAAGGTAATTCAATTACTCCCCTAATCcgtattttgattcttagaactTAGAACCCTTGTTATTTATCGTTGGGGAAGGGTTTTGGCTTGAACTGAATGGTGGAAAAAGCACTAATTGGGTGTTAAGATCATGAACTTGGCTAAGGGCTGGTGTTTAGCTATGATCCAGGTAAATGAGGCCACTTTTATTgatcatttacatatatgtaattattttagaccaagaacaaacTGAAAGACTCCGAAAGGAGAAAGCTCAAGTTCTTTGAGAGCATTCAAGCTTGATTTCCAGGTAGGTGATGACTTATTTTTTCGTATGTGATATATATGCCTATTAACTTCCCATTGTAAGCATGCATGTATGTGAATAGGGTGAGATGGATTGAACCTGATGAAAAGACTATGTGTGACCAATTACATGAAATGAACATGTTATCATTGTCATTGTGATTGTCATTGTGGTtgattggatcgggtgtcatatttcagCACATAactggatcgagtgtcacattctgatacaTAATTTGAATTGGGTGGCATGTTCTGACACAATATTGGACCGAGTGTCATGCtctgacacataattggatcgggttTCATGTTCTTACACAACTAACAGTTTGGGTGTAGGTTTCATGAGAGAACTATTCTTTGACTGTTGCATTGAAATTGAGATTGTTAACCtgtttatatgtatatgtattaattatgaGATGATAAGTGGTAAAGTACTCTTTACATGTGTGTCTATTGTGTTGTGGttacttatttatatttcaCTTACTGGAATAGCTGCATGATCCAATCAGTACACCGTTGTTTTGCGTACCGATACTATACTTGCTGtttctttattgagtacatgGCATCTTCTGGTGGCTACTGACAGACCTCAGTTAGGAGAGCATTGATTTTCCggattcaagggtgagctagtTCTTTCAGGCTGCCATCAATCCATCTTAGTTCTTTGTCCATCCTTTCAGACTTAGTcttttatttagacttattACATTATAGTTTTCGGGCTGCATCCTCTTTTCCTTAGGCTTGTTGGTTAGTAGAGTACTGGcacaatgactttcaggttccaGGGATTCAAATTCGGCATAtttatgttttgttttgttttgttaacttactgagtttatgggaactcaacttTTAAActgatatttaaatttattttcacatCTTTAAATGCATGTCTCTTGTTAATATTGCATAGTTGGGTTGTAGTAATGATTCTCCCACCGAAAGATTAGAGTTGGTGTCAATTACAATTGGTCGGGATCGTGATAATCTTCACATGTTATGAGTCGATCAATAACCAAGTTATCGTCCGCACAATATTTCGACCATAAGTTAAATGAAATACTAATCTATCATCCATCTGTTATGGTGGCTACCTATTATCTCTGAAACATTTAGTAAATTCAACTggcttatattatttttatatttttctgcTAACTAAACCCTCATTAAAACATGTATTTTTTCAACTTGCTTGTAAATGAGGCTTCACACTCATATATTATACTTCCTCCGTCTTATATTATGATCCACTTTCTCTTTTACACATTctttgaaaaattataaatagaaaaaaatattttaaactaaattaCACTTTAATTCCTTTTCCCTTTCCTTTTTAATCTAGGCAATTAatacacttttttttattaaattattttaaggacaaaatgattttttttaattaattttataaattaataattaatttaagacatatatttttaattatgtaaACAATTAATATGAGATGAAGGGAGTACTTCCTCCAATTCATTTTACTTGTCATCCTAACTAAATGTAGATGATCCAAAATAGTTGTCattttagaatcaaaatataataatgaacTATTCCTTCCTCCGCTTTTCTTTTACTTGGtctgtatataaaaaaataaatagatttttcttcctttttagaAAAATTCTTTTGTCCACTACTTGTTCATTTAGTAAATTAAGAGAACCtattgcttttttttttcttcatactaCCCTCATTATTAAATAGTCGATATGATCTTAGAGACCGCATGTACTTGATTTTGTTTTTCTCTAGACTCTTCTACTCACGATTTTGACAACTGAACatttaaagtttttaaaatgcattattttaaattcgTTTGATCATTAATCAAGCTTATGCTACATTTATTTTGATGAATCGGCTGAAATACGTAGTTACACGTGTTTAAAAGCAAGTTAAtacaataattttaattttaaaaaaaaaattaacaattaaaaaaaaactcccCATCCCCGATGTATCTGCTTCTTCCTCTTTCTCATAATTTCCCCGAATCCCCACCACTTTTTTACACACACACATTCTTATCTTATCTCTTTCCATCTCTTACACACTATTTTTCTACTATTTCTTCCCATACTCTTTCTATCATTTGAGATTTTTAAAGTAATTAGTAAAAatggtttttatttaaatttgggCAAAAGAGAGAGAAGTTCTTGTCTGTGAAATTGAGGCAGATTTTacatagatttttgaaaaaCATATGTTTAATGCTTTTAAATTTGAACGCAATTTTATCTAAAGcattttggtttattttttctataacGACTCATCTTTTAGTCCCCTTTTTACTTTCTCTTATCCTTCATTTTAGTCACTTTCTCACGattattaaatttcaaatttataataaaatatcttaataaGCTTTGCTTGTATTTGATTTCCTCTTCAACACAAAAATTTTacgagaaaagaaaaaaagatcgAAACAacaaaatagatgaaaaaacttaaaagaaaaaattttgAAGATGAGTTCGagattttctattaaaaaaatagtatttataataataaaaaggatGTGTCAATTTATATTTGATATGTCAATTTATATTTGATGTAGATAGTGACGTGttatttatatcaatgcaattgAGAGGGACATGATCAGAGGAGTCTAAAATAATATGCTTTAATAACTTTAAGTGTTTAGTTGACAAAGTAATAAGTAGAATGGTTCAGGTGATAAATGAAGTCAATTGCAAGGGTCTCGCAGGTTACTGCGCTTATTAAATAActacaaaagtaaaaataatcaaatttagagtttcaaagtatcattaataaaattaatttaataaaatatactcTAATAAAAAATTTCTTAAGATTTATGTCAACTCAACATGAGTTAATTAATATGAAACGGATAAAGTATTAGTTTTCACTTTTACCTTTACTCAATAAATTGAAAATAGGTTAGTGTAGTTAAAAAAAGGAGTAATTTGAGATTTGCACCCCTAATGCACGCTCTTTTGTGACTTTAGCACCTTGTTctagttttttttaatgatttgcACCCTAATCTTTTTTAGATCTTtgcaaaatcataaaaaatctCCTCTCTTTTTTTAGTTATTTACAATGATAAAATAggaaattataaagaaaaataaaaagtgatctaaattttttttaaaaaaaagcaaTATTAAATACAAGTCATCTTATGCTTCTTTTCTATTAAAATGAAGAACAATCATTTGTTTCTTGtacttttttttatgatttggtCTCGACATTAATCTCTCGGATGGGACACTATTAATTTTTGAAGATCaatctcttttattttggtCAAACAATTGTTTCTTCCAATCAGTTGATATTACTGGTAGTTTGTGTTGCTACTCTATCAATCCATTAcacattttcttcttctaatttaTATAAGTTGTTAAAAagcaaatttaaaattttgtgggttcttcttcgttctttcttttttgttgggtggaatttttttatttgtaagtCGATGAGAATGTTTGTTTCAGTCTTTATATTGTAATTTTGTACGTGTATTAAGAAAGAAAGACCAGAATAATCAATTATATTGTTGGTAGaaagtaaatttttttaattattattattattattattattattattattatattttgaaatccTAACAAGTAACAAATATAATAACTTGTTAATCTTTCTATTTTATCTTTGTAAATAATTGAAAAAGGAAACTTTTTATGGTTGTACAAAGAACTAAGAAAATTAGGGTGCAAGTTATTAAAAATGATAAGGTGAGGTGTAGGTCACAAAAGAACGCATACATTAGGGTGCAAATCgcaaattaatcaaaaaaagAGTAGTATTAAACTAAAATtacataataaataattaatttaatttaattatctttTCAGTTAAATTTTTTAAGGGATGTGCAAATAAATAACATACTATTTCTATCCTATTTTATGTGACATATTTTTTTAGTCCGTCCCAAAAAAAATGTCACCTtactataattagaaataatttagcttaaaatttccttttattccttaatgaaatgatttacaaCCATATAATTATCTAAGaattgttttagaccacaaaaattaaaaatattttttaaaaaataatgccacattaaataaaataaaaaaataacaaatcaaataaataagagaGAATATAAATTTTCAATAGCTCAATTGATAGATAAACTGTCACCATCTTGTAAATTCAGTCATTCCCCCTTTTCCTACCCctctcttttaaaaaaaataaatgaaataaagtaGAAGAGAATATATAAATTCTCTGTTTCGATAATACTTTATTGAAGTTCCTTGTTTCGAGAAAAAATGAGTAGGACAATAAACAAGGGACTGATGAAATAGCTATCCATGATTGTCGAATTATTATCTCAACTGCCCTCTTCATTTATTTTGTCTGTCCATAATAAATTATACACACCctaaactcatatatatatattatttattttttaaaaattttgaaaataatttaaaaaataagatctaattaatattaaaataataataataataatatacttagtatatatattttaaaattttgaaaataatttaaagaataagatctaattaatattaaaataataataatatacttagtATAATTTATAAGCAGTATTTTAAAAgatactaatttttttattcGCTCGGAGGCGGGACACTAACAAAATGCTTCAAAGCTCACGAGTCATGTTTAATTGTATGAGGCTTATGTCTTAAGCATCCGGTTGTATGCCCTAAATAGCCTAACGCCCGGAGGCTCACCTAATAATTTTTAcacaaattatttatcaaattcCTTAAACAATGTTGTTGATCCTTATATTTGGAAATAAATGAATGATACTTAGTTGATTTTTTCATCTatagaaataagaaaattgagTAACtcaaataacaattttttttattgcttcTTACTATTTAAGATTACCATGAGAGTGAATTTTACATCTTCAATTGTCATTGATCTTCATGTTTTTATCTTATGtctcaaaattatcatatatttattatttcgttatttgaaagttttttatttctattcatGAATGAGAGATGTTTTAGTTATAATACTAAtagtttattaattattttttagggAGGTAAATAGTATAGTATGATAgtaatatattttaagaaattgTGATTCTTTTATTGTTTGAAAGTTACCATGCTAGAGTTGATTTGCCTCTCATATTAACTTTTATATCATTGCATTTTTTCTACTTGTAAAATGATTTTAGAAGGTTTGTTTTTCAT
The sequence above is a segment of the Solanum dulcamara chromosome 11, daSolDulc1.2, whole genome shotgun sequence genome. Coding sequences within it:
- the LOC129872496 gene encoding uncharacterized protein LOC129872496; translated protein: MSITASQVGEFTWINPVAKVDEDLKEFIEGIAKIVDIMGVSPVEKAQLADYQFKLGISKKGGVLASIEVRSTLIEEIKAKQFEDESLNELRKKTVFGKAPDMALDIGGVLSFRGMICVLRVDDLIHKKDIAEFVAKCQNCQQVKYEHQRPAGIDLAPFKNLYGRGCRSLIGWFKVGDVKPLGVDLVKDNQDKTGEQVFLKVSPIKGVMRFDKKDKLSPRYIDPFEILDYVGLVTYRLSLPPNQSGVLLVFHVSILNKYHGDGDYIIKWNLVLLDNNLQYEEEPVAILDRDAYKMRTKEIKSMRVQWKHLWVEEATWKTEKNMRDKYP